In the Streptomyces sp. BHT-5-2 genome, one interval contains:
- a CDS encoding PrgI family protein, with translation MAAPDAPTDATYATRIPADISRPDRLLGPFTARQTAVLAATAVVLYGGWWATRAFIAPLAYAALAAPIAGAVAALALGHREGVGLDRFLLAALTDSRMPKRRVHAPEGVPPLPAIVPHRWAKAAGPPPAAMRMPYGGITPEGVLDLGNAGSAAMARCSTVNFELRSAAEQQGLTAAFARWLNSLTGPTQLLVRSHHVELTPLADALHHGAAALPHPALEAAAHAHADFLTDLAASGNLIGRQILLVAREEAPTSGVMRNASAGRVLQRLDEAARALAPAEITVTPQDGPHSTRLVHAACNPDTPTPHRTASEGDLT, from the coding sequence ATGGCAGCACCAGACGCCCCAACCGATGCCACATACGCCACACGTATCCCCGCAGATATCTCTCGCCCCGACCGCCTCCTGGGCCCCTTCACCGCCCGGCAGACCGCCGTCCTCGCCGCCACGGCCGTCGTTCTGTACGGCGGCTGGTGGGCAACGCGCGCCTTCATTGCACCGCTCGCCTACGCGGCCCTGGCCGCCCCCATTGCCGGAGCCGTGGCAGCGCTCGCGCTCGGCCACCGGGAAGGCGTCGGCCTGGACCGCTTCCTGCTCGCCGCGCTCACCGACTCGCGCATGCCCAAGCGCCGGGTACACGCCCCCGAAGGCGTTCCCCCACTGCCCGCCATCGTGCCCCACCGCTGGGCCAAGGCCGCAGGGCCGCCCCCGGCCGCCATGCGCATGCCGTACGGCGGCATCACCCCGGAAGGGGTGCTCGACCTGGGCAATGCGGGGAGCGCCGCCATGGCGAGGTGTTCCACGGTCAACTTCGAGCTGCGCTCGGCGGCCGAACAACAAGGGCTGACCGCCGCGTTCGCCCGCTGGCTCAACTCCCTCACCGGACCGACCCAGTTGCTGGTGCGCTCTCACCACGTCGAACTCACCCCGCTGGCCGACGCGTTGCACCACGGGGCCGCCGCCCTGCCGCACCCGGCACTGGAAGCGGCCGCCCACGCGCACGCCGACTTCCTCACCGACCTCGCCGCAAGCGGCAACCTCATCGGCCGGCAGATCCTGCTCGTCGCCCGCGAGGAAGCCCCCACCTCCGGCGTCATGCGCAATGCGAGCGCGGGGCGGGTGCTCCAGCGCCTTGACGAGGCCGCCCGCGCCCTGGCACCGGCCGAGATCACCGTCACGCCCCAGGACGGCCCACACAGCACCCGCCTGGTGCACGCGGCCTGCAACCCCGACACACCCACCCCGCACAGGACCGCATCGGAAGGTGACCTCACGTGA
- a CDS encoding VirB4 family type IV secretion system protein gives MTQRLLRRRPATTPTTNGAALLNAPGPEAIEVHARALAIGAHLATTLVVTGYPAEVTPGWLAPLLNFPGHLDIALHIEPVPNPVAAAGLKKQRARLESGRRTGFDKGRLDDPEVEAAAADATELAYRIARGEGKLFHLALYLTVHAPDEDTLAEQAAAVRAIAESLLMTVAPTTYRALPGWLATLPLGLDTLKIRRTFDTAALATCFPFTSPDLPVTTGEDGTTTGVLYGLNAVSGAPVMWDRFAQDNYNSITLARSGAGKSYLAKLELLRLLFTGVTASVLDPEDEYVRLAEAVGGHVVRLGTEGVCLNPFDLPVSARDSEDALTRRVLFLHTFLTVLLGTDLTAADKAVLDQAILATYARVGITTDVRTWARTPPTLADLTTALNEDGSGTAADLANRLAPYTTGSHAHLFNGPSTTATSGHLVVYALLGLPEEVTAPAMLLALDAIWRQVTSRPNAGRHLVVVDEAWRLMRDGAGARFLFRMAKAARKRWTGLAIVTQDADDVLASPLGRAIVSNAATQILLRQAPQAIDVISETFHLCHGEREFLLSASRGEALLLTGDRRHKVALTSVAAPGEHEVITTDPSELFTAATSQHPRDEGSVYADGCAHDSTCDDGDERRML, from the coding sequence GTGACTCAACGTCTTCTCCGCCGCCGCCCAGCCACCACCCCCACCACCAACGGTGCAGCCTTGCTGAACGCGCCTGGTCCCGAAGCCATCGAGGTGCACGCCCGCGCCCTGGCCATCGGCGCCCACCTGGCCACCACCCTCGTGGTCACCGGCTACCCCGCGGAGGTCACCCCCGGCTGGCTCGCCCCCCTGCTGAACTTCCCAGGCCACCTCGACATCGCCCTGCACATCGAGCCCGTCCCCAACCCGGTGGCCGCCGCCGGCCTGAAGAAGCAGCGCGCCCGCCTGGAATCCGGCCGCCGCACCGGCTTCGATAAAGGCCGCCTGGACGACCCCGAGGTGGAGGCCGCTGCTGCGGACGCCACTGAACTCGCCTACCGCATCGCCCGCGGCGAAGGAAAACTCTTCCACCTCGCCCTGTACCTGACCGTGCACGCGCCGGACGAGGACACCCTCGCCGAGCAAGCCGCCGCCGTCCGCGCCATCGCCGAGTCACTCCTCATGACGGTCGCGCCCACGACCTACCGGGCGCTACCGGGCTGGCTGGCCACCCTGCCGCTCGGCCTCGACACCCTCAAGATCCGCCGCACCTTCGACACCGCCGCCCTCGCCACGTGCTTCCCCTTCACCAGCCCCGACCTACCCGTCACCACAGGCGAGGACGGCACCACCACCGGGGTGCTGTACGGGCTGAACGCGGTCTCCGGTGCCCCCGTGATGTGGGATCGCTTCGCTCAGGACAACTACAACTCCATCACCCTGGCCCGCTCCGGCGCCGGCAAGTCCTACCTGGCCAAACTCGAACTACTGCGGCTGCTGTTCACTGGTGTCACCGCCTCGGTCCTCGACCCGGAGGACGAGTACGTCCGCCTCGCCGAGGCCGTCGGCGGGCACGTGGTGCGGCTGGGTACGGAAGGGGTATGCCTCAACCCCTTCGACCTCCCGGTATCCGCACGCGACAGTGAAGACGCACTGACGCGGCGCGTGCTGTTCCTGCACACCTTCCTCACCGTCCTGCTCGGCACCGATCTGACCGCAGCGGACAAAGCGGTGCTCGACCAGGCGATCCTCGCCACCTACGCCCGTGTAGGGATCACTACCGACGTTCGCACCTGGGCCCGCACCCCGCCCACCCTCGCCGACCTGACCACCGCGCTCAACGAGGACGGGAGCGGAACGGCAGCGGACCTCGCCAACCGGCTCGCCCCCTACACCACCGGCTCGCACGCCCACCTGTTCAACGGTCCCAGCACCACTGCTACGTCCGGGCATCTGGTCGTCTACGCGCTCCTCGGCCTGCCAGAAGAGGTCACGGCCCCGGCGATGCTGCTCGCCCTGGACGCCATCTGGCGGCAAGTCACCTCCCGTCCGAACGCGGGCCGCCATCTGGTCGTGGTGGACGAGGCATGGCGGCTGATGCGCGACGGGGCCGGCGCCCGCTTCCTATTCCGCATGGCCAAAGCCGCCCGCAAGCGCTGGACCGGACTGGCAATCGTCACCCAAGACGCTGACGACGTGCTCGCCTCCCCTCTGGGCCGGGCCATCGTCTCCAACGCCGCCACCCAGATCCTGCTCCGCCAGGCCCCACAAGCCATCGACGTCATCAGCGAGACCTTCCATCTCTGCCACGGCGAGCGGGAGTTCCTGCTCTCGGCCTCCCGAGGCGAGGCACTGCTGCTGACCGGCGACCGCCGCCACAAAGTCGCCCTCACCAGCGTCGCCGCTCCGGGCGAACACGAGGTGATCACGACAGACCCCAGCGAGCTGTTCACTGCGGCCACCTCTCAGCACCCAAGAGATGAGGGATCCGTCTACGCCGATGGCTGCGCACACGACAGCACCTGCGACGACGGCGACGAGAGGCGGATGCTGTGA
- a CDS encoding type IV secretory system conjugative DNA transfer family protein: MLAEARGYRLSMLLAHQHLAQLPRDLREGISANARNKVFFNASPEDSNALERHTLPTLAAHGLAHLGPYQAAAHLLTNGAESTAFTLTTYPLSPAIPGRAKDLRTAAASRTGPRQATRP, encoded by the coding sequence ATGCTCGCCGAGGCCCGCGGCTACCGCCTGTCCATGCTCCTGGCCCACCAACACCTCGCACAGCTCCCCCGCGACCTGCGCGAAGGCATCTCCGCCAACGCCCGCAACAAAGTCTTCTTCAACGCCTCCCCCGAGGACTCCAACGCACTGGAACGCCACACCCTGCCCACCCTCGCCGCCCACGGCCTCGCCCACCTCGGCCCCTACCAAGCCGCCGCCCACCTCCTGACCAACGGCGCGGAATCCACCGCCTTCACCCTCACCACCTACCCCCTGTCACCCGCCATTCCCGGCCGTGCCAAAGACCTGCGAACCGCTGCTGCCTCCCGCACCGGCCCACGACAAGCCACCCGCCCCTGA
- a CDS encoding replication-relaxation family protein: MPALPRPASGPGSRYTARAATSRPRPTQHTDIAALARRLTTRDLWLTRMLHEHRVLTTHQITRLAYTSLRSAQRRLRTLHHHAVVDSFRPLTQTGSAPEHYTLGPAGAALLAAQAGLDPEAVGWRPTHTGRIAYSPSLGHDLGVNDLLTHLAAHTHTTPTASLSLGLSEHSAARRWGDIIRPDAYAHYHGGDRLLPFFLEYDTGSQPLARVEAKLAGYAAFTTATGARPALLIHTRTQSRDQALRHRLANTARELGLNVATSSGDFTTSEPWGPWWAPLQPGARRTTLAALTDHWPALSPASGLEPTDADTPLTLPVPPQPPAAPKAGS, from the coding sequence ATGCCCGCACTCCCCCGCCCCGCCTCCGGCCCCGGCTCCCGCTACACCGCCCGCGCCGCCACCAGCCGCCCCCGCCCCACCCAACACACCGACATCGCCGCCCTCGCCCGCCGCCTCACCACCCGCGACCTCTGGCTGACCCGCATGCTCCACGAGCACCGCGTCCTGACCACCCACCAGATCACCCGCCTCGCCTACACCTCACTCCGCTCCGCCCAACGCCGCCTACGCACCCTCCACCACCACGCCGTCGTGGACTCCTTCCGCCCCCTGACCCAGACCGGCTCCGCCCCCGAGCACTACACCCTCGGCCCCGCCGGAGCCGCCCTCCTCGCCGCCCAGGCCGGTCTCGACCCCGAAGCCGTCGGCTGGCGCCCCACCCACACCGGCCGCATCGCCTACTCCCCCTCCCTCGGCCACGACCTCGGCGTCAACGACCTCCTCACCCACCTCGCCGCCCACACCCACACCACCCCCACCGCCAGCCTCTCCCTCGGGCTCTCCGAACACTCCGCAGCCCGCCGCTGGGGCGACATCATCCGCCCCGACGCCTACGCCCACTACCACGGCGGCGACCGCCTGCTGCCCTTCTTCCTCGAATACGACACCGGCAGCCAACCCCTCGCCCGCGTCGAAGCCAAACTCGCCGGCTACGCCGCCTTCACCACCGCCACCGGCGCCCGCCCGGCCCTGCTCATCCACACCCGTACCCAGTCCCGTGACCAAGCCCTGCGGCACCGCCTCGCCAACACGGCAAGAGAGTTGGGGCTGAACGTGGCGACCTCATCCGGAGACTTCACAACCAGCGAACCCTGGGGCCCCTGGTGGGCACCACTCCAACCCGGCGCCCGCCGCACCACCCTCGCCGCCCTCACCGACCACTGGCCTGCCCTCAGCCCCGCCTCCGGCCTGGAACCGACCGACGCCGACACGCCCCTCACCCTTCCCGTACCCCCACAACCGCCCGCCGCCCCCAAGGCCGGATCGTGA
- a CDS encoding bifunctional lytic transglycosylase/C40 family peptidase gives MSSLLTKAITGIGCTILTLPLLAALTIAAALGGLSPNTSAPTSPSTHALNDIPSRMLALYQRAALACPGLSWTVLAAIGKTETDHARHPTMVSTAGAVGPMQFLPSTFQAYAHPVPPGGQQPPTPWDPVDAVYAAARLLCANGAKNGSNLRSAVFAYNHSHTYVAQVLTTARTYATAAPATTNPAAKAIAFARAQLGTPYVWGGNGPSDGGFDCSGLTQAAYRAAGIHLPRVAQAQYDADPHLPKPTQLLSGDLLFYGTGPHRITHVAVYTGNGQAIDAPHPGAVVRQGPARTTTPAFQGATRPGARPRGGAW, from the coding sequence GTGAGCTCCCTGCTCACAAAGGCGATCACCGGCATCGGCTGCACAATCCTGACCCTGCCACTCCTCGCCGCCCTCACCATCGCCGCAGCACTCGGCGGACTCTCCCCAAACACCAGCGCACCGACCTCCCCGAGCACACACGCCCTCAACGACATCCCATCCCGCATGCTCGCCCTCTACCAACGCGCCGCCCTCGCCTGCCCCGGCCTGTCCTGGACCGTCCTCGCCGCCATCGGCAAGACCGAGACCGACCACGCCCGCCACCCCACCATGGTCTCCACCGCAGGCGCCGTCGGACCGATGCAGTTCTTGCCGTCCACCTTCCAGGCCTACGCGCACCCCGTGCCCCCTGGAGGCCAGCAGCCACCAACACCCTGGGACCCGGTCGACGCGGTGTACGCCGCGGCCCGCCTGCTGTGCGCCAACGGCGCAAAGAACGGCAGCAACCTTCGGTCAGCAGTCTTCGCCTACAACCACTCTCATACCTACGTGGCCCAAGTGCTCACCACCGCCCGTACATACGCCACCGCCGCACCGGCCACAACCAACCCTGCTGCCAAGGCGATTGCCTTCGCCCGCGCCCAGCTCGGCACCCCCTACGTCTGGGGAGGAAACGGCCCCTCCGACGGCGGCTTCGACTGCTCCGGCCTCACCCAAGCCGCTTACCGCGCCGCAGGCATCCACCTCCCACGCGTGGCACAGGCTCAGTACGACGCCGACCCCCACCTCCCCAAGCCCACTCAACTGCTCTCAGGCGACTTGTTGTTCTACGGAACCGGCCCCCACCGCATCACCCACGTCGCGGTCTACACCGGCAACGGGCAGGCGATCGACGCACCTCACCCCGGCGCCGTCGTCCGCCAAGGCCCCGCACGCACCACCACTCCCGCCTTCCAAGGAGCAACCAGACCTGGCGCCCGGCCCAGAGGCGGGGCCTGGTGA
- a CDS encoding extensin, whose product MKQIAAREAVQLLRAMTRVLCIVGCLALVFTTVNVTRFATSRDVPLPIAVLLDPMIGTALAGVLYVDARLAAWGITPPAWSTTLRWSAGSTAALMNTWQSLWPDGHIGWPHHADPAAVLLHLTPALLLITLTETIAAYRRTITHLLDQTTSPKPPTAHTLRPPIAPTTPAAQPPTAHRPPASTPASETDRCPNAVTTPANTNRDPAGPETGDNAPNPQPPPTDRPPVGTGATDTDLWPHAVALDNAARATTGKPVTAWRLRNELGVGSNRARRLHNQLQTHRTDRPPPIG is encoded by the coding sequence GTGAAACAGATCGCCGCCCGCGAAGCAGTCCAACTCCTTCGCGCCATGACCCGAGTGCTGTGCATCGTCGGGTGCCTGGCGCTGGTCTTCACCACGGTCAACGTCACCCGCTTCGCCACCAGCCGCGACGTTCCCCTCCCCATCGCCGTCCTCCTCGACCCCATGATCGGCACCGCGCTCGCCGGCGTCCTCTACGTCGACGCACGTCTGGCCGCCTGGGGCATCACCCCACCCGCCTGGTCCACCACCCTCCGCTGGAGTGCCGGCTCCACCGCCGCCCTCATGAACACCTGGCAAAGCCTCTGGCCCGACGGACACATCGGCTGGCCCCACCACGCCGACCCCGCAGCCGTCCTCCTCCACCTCACCCCCGCCCTCCTCCTCATCACCCTCACCGAAACCATCGCCGCCTACCGCCGCACCATCACCCACCTCCTCGACCAGACCACCTCCCCAAAACCGCCCACCGCCCACACCCTCCGACCACCTATCGCCCCCACCACCCCGGCCGCCCAACCGCCGACCGCCCACCGTCCACCCGCATCCACTCCGGCCAGCGAAACCGACCGCTGTCCAAACGCAGTCACTACCCCGGCCAACACAAACAGGGACCCAGCCGGGCCCGAGACCGGCGACAACGCACCCAACCCCCAGCCCCCGCCCACCGACCGCCCACCGGTCGGAACCGGGGCGACAGACACCGACCTATGGCCGCACGCCGTCGCCCTCGACAACGCCGCCCGCGCCACCACCGGCAAACCGGTCACCGCCTGGCGGCTACGCAACGAACTCGGCGTCGGCTCCAACCGCGCCCGCCGACTCCACAACCAACTCCAAACCCACCGCACCGACCGCCCACCCCCGATCGGATGA
- a CDS encoding helix-turn-helix domain-containing protein has product MSDTNPDTTPTPDNASAPEPPTGLTGAATAVYTELIGRTEPVTVAELAHAAGISHSTAGRAVTTLEKGGLAARTPGGHDGPRRMPDLWHPVPPTPTSETTNTPEHAPQPADTQPESTPTDSAGRVDDDVEGDEETSEDRTSGTAAAPAPDSPNPTVTDDTDLPTDTPPDAPDTSAADNTDPSTEPEADAPHVEASQGIEQPDGNDSQGDGPQSGDDNAPVSSEAAEAHRAAAQPAPTKDGRLAPGALRQMVIDHLHAHPDEAFTATRISRVIEKSSGAIANALVKLVGSGIAEQVTDQPRTFRLAQATGAADNG; this is encoded by the coding sequence ATGTCCGACACCAACCCCGACACCACACCCACCCCAGACAACGCCTCCGCCCCGGAACCGCCCACGGGCCTGACCGGCGCAGCCACCGCTGTCTACACCGAACTGATCGGCCGGACCGAACCCGTCACCGTCGCCGAACTCGCCCACGCCGCAGGCATCAGCCACTCCACCGCCGGACGCGCCGTAACCACCCTGGAGAAGGGTGGCCTCGCCGCCCGCACCCCCGGCGGCCACGACGGCCCCCGCCGCATGCCCGACCTCTGGCACCCCGTACCCCCGACGCCCACCTCCGAGACCACCAACACGCCAGAACACGCCCCACAGCCCGCCGACACGCAGCCGGAAAGCACTCCCACCGATTCCGCGGGACGCGTCGACGACGACGTAGAAGGCGATGAGGAAACGTCCGAGGACAGGACGTCCGGCACCGCCGCAGCCCCTGCCCCCGACAGTCCCAACCCCACCGTCACGGACGACACCGACCTGCCCACGGACACCCCGCCCGACGCCCCCGATACGTCGGCCGCCGACAACACCGACCCCAGCACCGAGCCGGAAGCCGACGCCCCTCACGTAGAGGCGTCCCAGGGCATCGAGCAGCCCGACGGCAACGACAGCCAGGGAGACGGCCCGCAGAGCGGGGATGACAACGCCCCCGTGTCGAGCGAAGCCGCCGAGGCGCATAGGGCAGCGGCGCAACCGGCACCGACCAAGGATGGGCGGCTCGCACCAGGAGCGCTCCGGCAGATGGTCATCGACCACCTCCACGCACACCCCGACGAGGCTTTCACCGCCACCCGCATCAGCCGCGTCATCGAGAAGTCCTCCGGCGCCATCGCCAACGCCCTTGTCAAACTGGTCGGTTCGGGAATCGCCGAACAGGTCACCGACCAGCCGCGAACCTTCCGGCTGGCCCAGGCCACCGGGGCGGCCGACAACGGTTAG
- a CDS encoding LamG-like jellyroll fold domain-containing protein has protein sequence MAENANFTLNEGAGSRRVSGGAAREFSARLGGGAELGAVGKSGTALRLNGPSAYAATPGPVVDTTKSFSVSAWVRLDDKDRNYTFLSQAGDHASGFQLYYSKYYDKWIFNRHSTDTNDTEITRAASAEAAQPGAWTHLAGSYDASHQTVSLFVNGKLQESTKFTTPWRANGGLQIGRLFYKSTWQENAHGLIDDVRIAQSAITPDDATAIARGALPAHLQELASFSLDEESGSARVSGGKGAGPVATLAGGGAELGAEGKIGTALKLNGTSAYAATAGPVVDTTKSFSVSAWVRLDDKDRNYTFLSQAGDHASGFQLYYSKYYDKWIFNRHAKDTDDTPIVRSISKDAAQTGVWTQLVGVYDAANQTVSLSVNGELQESTKFTTPWRANGGLQIGRLFYKSTWQEYFAGTIDDVRISAETALVDCSHIQTVGHRGAPKIATENTVASLETAIDRGADWVETDVQFTKDGQPVIMHDETVDRMTDGTGRIDQLTAAEISKLTMKGGGRVPTLEQVLSSPKVRSAQLLLEIKGPQTPADVNHALRLVSEAGMTERTMVQSFDETVVRYAASSPYKFKVALLRDNLDADPVATARKFSLTAYAVSFKRLSARPSVVDQLKAAGVKTFVWTVDYEGDWQAATSWGVDGIITNRPDQYLQWRRSHCAPTVTPR, from the coding sequence TTGGCCGAGAATGCGAATTTCACCCTGAATGAGGGAGCTGGTTCACGGCGGGTGTCGGGGGGCGCAGCCAGGGAGTTTTCCGCGCGACTGGGTGGCGGTGCCGAGTTGGGTGCTGTCGGCAAGTCCGGCACTGCACTGCGTTTGAACGGGCCATCGGCGTATGCGGCGACGCCCGGTCCGGTGGTGGACACCACCAAGTCGTTCTCGGTGTCGGCCTGGGTCAGGCTCGACGACAAGGACCGCAATTACACGTTCCTTTCTCAGGCCGGTGACCACGCCAGCGGATTTCAGCTGTACTACTCCAAGTACTACGACAAATGGATCTTCAACCGGCACTCCACTGACACGAATGACACCGAGATCACTCGGGCAGCAAGCGCGGAAGCCGCGCAGCCAGGCGCCTGGACCCATCTGGCCGGTTCCTATGACGCGAGCCATCAGACGGTATCTCTGTTCGTGAACGGCAAGCTTCAGGAGTCGACGAAATTCACGACTCCATGGCGGGCAAATGGCGGACTGCAAATCGGTCGACTCTTCTACAAGAGCACCTGGCAGGAAAACGCACACGGCCTCATCGACGATGTTCGGATCGCGCAGTCGGCCATAACACCGGACGACGCCACCGCCATCGCTCGTGGCGCCCTTCCAGCACACCTGCAAGAGCTGGCCTCTTTCTCGCTGGATGAGGAATCTGGTAGCGCACGCGTCAGTGGAGGCAAGGGTGCAGGGCCGGTGGCGACCCTGGCCGGCGGCGGAGCCGAACTGGGCGCCGAAGGCAAGATCGGCACCGCGTTGAAGCTGAACGGAACATCCGCATACGCGGCCACGGCCGGACCGGTGGTGGACACCACCAAGTCGTTCTCGGTGTCGGCCTGGGTCAGGCTCGACGACAAGGACCGCAATTACACGTTCCTTTCCCAGGCTGGTGACCACGCCAGCGGGTTTCAGCTGTACTACTCCAAGTACTACGACAAATGGATCTTCAATCGCCACGCCAAGGATACCGACGACACACCGATCGTCCGCTCGATAAGCAAGGACGCAGCACAGACGGGTGTCTGGACACAGCTGGTTGGCGTGTACGATGCGGCCAATCAGACGGTATCGCTGTCCGTGAACGGTGAGCTCCAGGAGTCGACGAAATTCACGACTCCGTGGCGGGCAAATGGCGGACTGCAAATCGGTCGACTCTTCTACAAGAGCACCTGGCAGGAATACTTCGCCGGAACAATCGACGACGTTCGCATCTCCGCGGAGACCGCTCTCGTAGATTGCTCGCATATTCAGACTGTCGGACATCGTGGTGCCCCGAAGATCGCCACGGAGAATACAGTCGCCTCGCTGGAGACGGCGATTGACCGCGGTGCGGACTGGGTCGAAACTGATGTGCAGTTCACCAAGGACGGCCAACCGGTCATCATGCACGACGAGACCGTGGACAGGATGACCGATGGTACGGGACGCATTGATCAGCTCACGGCAGCAGAGATATCCAAGCTGACGATGAAGGGCGGAGGACGCGTCCCCACCCTCGAACAGGTGCTGTCCTCACCCAAAGTCAGGTCCGCCCAGCTCCTCCTGGAAATAAAGGGGCCACAAACGCCCGCAGACGTGAATCACGCTCTCAGACTGGTCTCCGAGGCCGGAATGACCGAACGCACGATGGTCCAGTCCTTCGACGAGACCGTGGTGCGGTACGCGGCTTCCTCACCGTACAAATTCAAGGTCGCCTTGCTCCGGGACAACCTCGATGCCGATCCCGTGGCGACGGCCAGAAAATTCTCTCTCACTGCGTATGCGGTGAGCTTCAAGAGACTCTCGGCCCGGCCTTCGGTGGTGGACCAGCTCAAGGCAGCCGGGGTCAAGACGTTCGTCTGGACAGTCGACTATGAAGGTGACTGGCAAGCCGCAACGTCGTGGGGCGTTGACGGAATAATCACCAACCGCCCGGACCAGTACCTGCAATGGCGGAGATCCCACTGTGCCCCAACCGTCACCCCTCGCTGA